In Fusarium verticillioides 7600 chromosome 4, whole genome shotgun sequence, the following proteins share a genomic window:
- a CDS encoding H/ACA ribonucleoprotein complex subunit 1, with product MSFRGGSRGRGGSGFGGRGGGRGGFQQRDMGPPAQILEMGKFMHACEGEMVCESINPKVPHFNAQIFLENKTAVGKVDEVLGPINQVFFTIKPTEGIQATSFKEGDKFYIGSEKLLPLDKFLPKPKPPPGAPKPKRAGGGRGGARGGRGGFGARGGGRGGFGGGRGGPRGGARGGFGGRGGGRGGSGGFSRGGSGFGGGRGRGGFSRGGR from the exons ATGTCTTTCCGTGGAGGTTCGCGAGGACGCGGCGGTAGTGGATTTGGAGGCCGTGGCGGTG GCCGCGGTGGCTTCCAACAGCGAGACATGGGCCCTCCTGCTCAGATCCTCG AAATGGGCAAGTTCATGCACGCTTGCGAGGGCGAGATGGTCTGCGAGTCCATCAACCCCAAGGTCCCTCACTTCAACGcccagatcttcctcgagaaTAAGACTGCCGTCGGAAAGGTCGACGAGGTCCTCGGCCCCATCAACCAGGTCTTTTTTACCATCAAGCCCACAGAGGGCATCCAGGCCACCTCTTTCAAGGAGGGCGACAAGTTCTACATCGGCTCAGAGAAGCTTCTGCCCCTCGACAAGTTCCTCCCCAAGCCTAAGCCCCCGCCTGGAgctcccaagcccaagcgCGCCGGTGGCGGTCGCGGTGGTGCCCGCGGTGGACGCGGCGGCTTCGGTGCCCGAGGCGGTGGCCGTGGTGGTTTCGGCGGCGGCCGTGGAGGTCCTCGAGGTGGTGCTCGTGGTGGTTTCGGTGGTCGCGGAGGTGGCCGTGGTGGCAGCGGTGGTTTCTCACGAGGTGGAAGCGGCTTCGGTGGTGGTCGCGGACGTGGTGGCTTCAGCCGCGGTGGCCGATAA
- a CDS encoding phosphatidylserine synthase, with translation MSRRSNTMSGSNGNIPKDVTSSNSPAIDKQKTLLSADVGHFSLVRAMHLADLITLMNGACGVMSIFSSLRYALGDPKDFDNLWLALFFLPFGLFFDFFDGKVARWRKKSSLMGQELDSLADLISFGVAPAMVAFTLGFRSLADTVGLTFFVLCGLTRLARFNVTVSVLPKDATGKSQYFEGTPIPTSLGMDAIMAYWLSQRWVHDNLPFGVWFQGSAFEFHPAVILFMIHGCLMTSKTIRIPKP, from the exons ATGTCTAGAAGGAGCAACACCATGTCGGGCTCCAATGGAAACATCCCCAAGGACGTCACATCCTCCAACAGCCCAG CAATTGACAAGCAAAAGACTCTTCTTTCCGCAGATGTTGGGCACTTCTCTCTCGTGCGCGCCATGCACCTTGCCGACTTGATTACTCTCATGAATG GTGCTTGCGGTGtcatgtccatcttctcctcgctACGATACGCACTTGGCGACCCCAAGGATTTTGACAACCTCTGGcttgctctcttcttccttccttTCGGTCTGTTCTTCGACTTTTTCGACGGCAAGGTTGCTcgatggaggaagaagagtagTCTCATGGGCCAAGAATTGGATTCTCTTGCTGATTTG ATCTCCTTCGGTGTCGCTCCCGCTATGGTCGCCTTCACCCTTGGTTTTCGTTCGCTGGCCGACACTGTTGGTCTTACCTTCTTCGTTCTGTGTGGCCTCACTCGCCTCGCCCGCTTCAATGTTACCGTTTCGGTTCTTCCAAAGGACGCCACTGGCAAGAGCCAGTATTTCGAAGGAACTCCCATTCCCACTTCGCTCGGCATGGACGCCATCATGGCCTATTGGCTCTCGCAGCGTTGGGTTCATGACAATCTTCCCTTTGGTGTCTGGTTCCAGGGTTCGGCTTTCGAGTTCCATCCTGCCGTGATTCTGTTCATGATCCACGGCTGCCTCATGACCAGCAAGACCATCCGCATACCCAAGCCTTAA
- a CDS encoding metacaspase-1 (At least one base has a quality score < 10) encodes MSGYPGYNSGRYGPPQPQYHQQPQGNYYPPQPSYGGGYPQGQPSPQPPFGYQQQPPQQQYYSGPPPQQQQYGGHYQQGPPQPNYGSRPGGGPAPPPTAPQQFGHGAPNSYNFRYSNCTGRRKALLIGINYFNQRGQLRGCINDVRNMTAYLSEHFGYKREDMVILTDDQQNPMSQPTKQNILRAMHWLVKDARPNDSLFFHYSGHGGQTKDLDGDEDDGYDEVIYPVDFRQTGHITDDEMHRIMVRPLQAGVRLTAIFDSCHSGTALDLPYIYSTQGILKEPNLAKEAGQGLLGVISSYSQGDLGGVASNIFGFIKKAANGDEVRERNLRTKTSPADVIMWSGSKDDQTSWVPLFPQYYPCYQMIPA; translated from the exons ATGTCGGGATATCCGGGTTACAATTCTGGCCGCTACGGCCCGCCGCAACCCCAATaccatcagcagcctcaggGCAATTATTACCC ACCCCAACCTTCGTACGGCGGTGGCTACCCGCAAGGCCAGCCTTCTCCGCAGCCGCCGTTTGGttaccaacaacagcctccCCAACAGCAGTACTACTCAGGGCCTccccctcaacaacagcagtaCGGTGGTCACTACCAACAAGGACCCCCTCAGCCTAATTACGGCTCGCGACCTGGTG GTGgccctgctcctcctcctaCAGCACCCCAGCAATTCGGTCATGGCGCTCCCAATAGCTACAACTTCAGATACTCGAACTGCACCGGCAGGAGAAAAGCCCTTCTCATTGGAATCAACTACTTCAACCAGCGCGGTCAACTCCGAGGCTGCATCAACGATGTCCGTAACATGACTGCTTATCTTTCTGAGCACTTTGGCTACAAGCGTGAGGATATGGTGATCCTTACCGATGATCAGCAAAACCCCATGAGCCAGCCAACCAAACAAAACATTCTTCGAGCTATGCACTGGCTAGTGAAAGATGCTCGACCCAATGATTCTTTATTCTTTCATTACTCAG GTCATGGTGGACAAACAaaggatcttgatggcgacgaagacgacggcTACGACGAAGTCATTTACCCGGTTGATTTCAGACAGACTGGCCATATCACCGATGACGAGATGCACCGCATCATGGTTCGCCCCCTACAAGCCGGTGTTCGCCTGACAGCAATCTTCGATTCGTGTCACTCTGGCACCGCCCTCGATCTGCCGTACATTTACTCCACGCAAGGCATTCTCAAGGAGCCCAACCTGGCCAAGGAAGCAGGACAAGGTCTGCTTGGTGTCATCTCCTCGTACAGCCAGGGCGATCTTGGGGGCGTGGCCAGCAATATCTTCGGCTttatcaagaaggctgccaatGGCGACGAGGTTCGCGAACGCaacttgagaacaaagaccTCTCCAGCCGACGTTATCATGTGGTCCGGCAGCAAAGACGATCAGACTTCGTGGGTACCCCTATTTCCTCAGTATTACCCTTGTTACCAGATGATCCCAGCTTGA
- a CDS encoding metacaspase-1 (At least one base has a quality score < 10), with product MSGYPGYNSGRYGPPQPQYHQQPQGNYYPPQPSYGGGYPQGQPSPQPPFGYQQQPPQQQYYSGPPPQQQQYGGHYQQGPPQPNYGSRPGGGPAPPPTAPQQFGHGAPNSYNFRYSNCTGRRKALLIGINYFNQRGQLRGCINDVRNMTAYLSEHFGYKREDMVILTDDQQNPMSQPTKQNILRAMHWLVKDARPNDSLFFHYSGHGGQTKDLDGDEDDGYDEVIYPVDFRQTGHITDDEMHRIMVRPLQAGVRLTAIFDSCHSGTALDLPYIYSTQGILKEPNLAKEAGQGLLGVISSYSQGDLGGVASNIFGFIKKAANGDEVRERNLRTKTSPADVIMWSGSKDDQTSADATIASQATGAMSWAFVTALKKSPQQSYVQLLNSIRDELATRYTQKPQLSCSHPLDTNLLFVM from the exons ATGTCGGGATATCCGGGTTACAATTCTGGCCGCTACGGCCCGCCGCAACCCCAATaccatcagcagcctcaggGCAATTATTACCC ACCCCAACCTTCGTACGGCGGTGGCTACCCGCAAGGCCAGCCTTCTCCGCAGCCGCCGTTTGGttaccaacaacagcctccCCAACAGCAGTACTACTCAGGGCCTccccctcaacaacagcagtaCGGTGGTCACTACCAACAAGGACCCCCTCAGCCTAATTACGGCTCGCGACCTGGTG GTGgccctgctcctcctcctaCAGCACCCCAGCAATTCGGTCATGGCGCTCCCAATAGCTACAACTTCAGATACTCGAACTGCACCGGCAGGAGAAAAGCCCTTCTCATTGGAATCAACTACTTCAACCAGCGCGGTCAACTCCGAGGCTGCATCAACGATGTCCGTAACATGACTGCTTATCTTTCTGAGCACTTTGGCTACAAGCGTGAGGATATGGTGATCCTTACCGATGATCAGCAAAACCCCATGAGCCAGCCAACCAAACAAAACATTCTTCGAGCTATGCACTGGCTAGTGAAAGATGCTCGACCCAATGATTCTTTATTCTTTCATTACTCAG GTCATGGTGGACAAACAaaggatcttgatggcgacgaagacgacggcTACGACGAAGTCATTTACCCGGTTGATTTCAGACAGACTGGCCATATCACCGATGACGAGATGCACCGCATCATGGTTCGCCCCCTACAAGCCGGTGTTCGCCTGACAGCAATCTTCGATTCGTGTCACTCTGGCACCGCCCTCGATCTGCCGTACATTTACTCCACGCAAGGCATTCTCAAGGAGCCCAACCTGGCCAAGGAAGCAGGACAAGGTCTGCTTGGTGTCATCTCCTCGTACAGCCAGGGCGATCTTGGGGGCGTGGCCAGCAATATCTTCGGCTttatcaagaaggctgccaatGGCGACGAGGTTCGCGAACGCaacttgagaacaaagaccTCTCCAGCCGACGTTATCATGTGGTCCGGCAGCAAAGACGATCAGACTTC TGCCGATGCAACTATCGCCTCTCAGGCTACCGGTGCCATGTCTTGGGCCTTTGTCACTGCCCTCAAGAAGAGTCCTCAGCAGAGTTACGTTCAGCTTCTGAACAGCATCCGTGACGAGCTCGCCACACGATACACCCAGAAGCCTCAGCTGTCATGTAGTCACCCTCTGG ACACAAATCTACTATTCGTCATGTAA